The following are from one region of the Salvia hispanica cultivar TCC Black 2014 chromosome 1, UniMelb_Shisp_WGS_1.0, whole genome shotgun sequence genome:
- the LOC125221974 gene encoding heavy metal-associated isoprenylated plant protein 33-like, with protein sequence MSKDEFLKIQTCVLKVNIHCDGCKHKVKKILQKIEGVYTTKIDSEQGKVTVSGNVDPNTLIKKLIKNGKHAELWGAKPSNNNNQNHLNNQFKNLQIDHGGKGGGGGNKGQGQKGGGNNQPKGGGGGGPPGHNQPLQQMKGFQDMKMLPQFMKDVKMAPNSGSKDQNAKSVKFKLPQEEDLSDDDYDDDDFDDDDFDDDELDDDMDHAPLNKMKPVIGGGHGGPQMPPGMMMQNMMNGQLPQMMKPGGNAGGGGGNGKKGGGGGSGSLPVQMNHNGGGKKGGGGNGGGGNQNQDGGGPKGGKNGGGGGGAGQHGGGGNAGQSKNGGGSGGGGGGGGLPGNGHHFMPNGAKKMGDGPHGMTNMMAMSGGGGMPMGQMGQHMGNPPPMGQMGNLAAVQGLPAAAHGGNGAGYFPGGGPPDHMAGGNPYYQQQLATMMMNQQRANGNERFQPMMYARPPPAVNYMPAPYPPYPYPPPPGDRPDQYAMFSDENTSSCRVM encoded by the exons ATGAGTAAAGATGAATTCTTGAAGATCCAG ACTTGTGTTCTTAAAGTCAATATACACTGTGATGGCTGTAAGcataaagtgaagaaaatcTTGCAGAAGATTGAAG GTGTATACACTACTAAAATAGATTCAGAGCAAGGGAAGGTAACAGTTTCTGGTAATGTTGATCCAAACACACTGATTAAGAAGCTAATCAAGAATGGGAAGCATGCTGAGTTATGGGGTGCAAAGCcctccaacaacaacaatCAAAACCACCTCAACAACCAGTtcaaaaatcttcaaatcgACCATGGTGGCAAAGGCGGCGGTGGTGGGAATAAAGGGCAGGGCCAAAAGGGTGGGGGAAACAATCAGCCCAagggtggtggtggaggaggcCCCCCGGGGCATAATCAGCCGCTGCAGCAGATGAAGGGGTTTCAGGATATGAAGATGCTGCCGCAGTTCATGAAGGATGTGAAGATGGCACCTAACAGTGGCAGCAAGGATCAGAATGCGAAGTCGGTCAAGTTCAAGCTGCCCCAGGAAGAGGACCTGAGTGATGATGATTATGATGACGAtgattttgatgatgatgattttgatgatgatgagctCGATGATGACATGGATCATGCGCCCTTAAATAAGATGAAGCCGGTGATTGGGGGTGGCCATGGTGGCCCACAAATGCCTCCAGGGATGATGATGCAAAATATGATGAATGGCCAGCTCCCGCAGATGATGAAGCCCGGTGGAAAtgctggtggtggtggtgggaaTGGGAAAAAGGGTGGGGGCGGTGGAAGTGGTAGCCTTCCTGTACAGATGAACCACAATGGGGGTGGGAAGAAGGGTGGTGGTGgcaatggtggtggtgggaaTCAGAATCAAGATGGCGGTGGTCCGAAGGGTGGAAAGAATGGTGGGGGCGGGGGCGGGGCCGGTCAGCATGGTGGCGGGGGCAATGCCGGCCAAAGTAAGAATGGGGGTGGCagcggtggtggtggaggaggcgGCGGGCTGCCAGGCAACGGGCACCATTTCATGCCTAATGGGGCCAAAAAAATGGGCGATGGACCTCATGGCATGACTAACATGATGGCTAtgagtggtggtggtggtatGCCCATGGGCCAAATGGGGCAGCATATGGGAAATCCACCACCAATGGGGCAAATGGGAAACCTCGCCGCTGTGCAAGGACTGCCGGCCGCTGCTCATGGCGGTAATGGGGCCGGTTACTTCCCTGGCGGCGGGCCCCCTGACCATATGGCAGGTGGCAACCCCTACTACCAGCAGCAGCTAGCGACCATGATGATGAACCAGCAGAGGGCGAACGGGAACGAGAGGTTCCAGCCGATGATGTACGCCAGGCCACCCCCGGCAGTCAACTACATGCCGGCGCCGTATCCGCCCTACCCGTACCCTCCGCCACCCGGCGACCGGCCCGACCAGTATGCCATGTTCAGTGATGAGAACACCAGTAGTTGTAGGGTGATgtga
- the LOC125221986 gene encoding peroxisomal adenine nucleotide carrier 1-like, protein MESLVEATSGAVGSLLSTTILYPLDTCKTKFQAENKAHQHQKYRNISDVLWEAISTRQVLSLFQGLGTKNFHSFISSFLYFYGYSFLKRLYLKKTGLKYIGTKANLVIAAAAGACTVVVTQPLDTVSSKMQTSEFGESKGLWQSFSESTWGESFDGLGISVLLTSNPSIQYTAFDQLKNRMLKEKMRKRESGAAASPSPEALSALTAFLLGAVSKCVATCITYPAIRCKVVIQSAESDETKDGRSQLKTRKTVSGALHSIWEKEGILGFYKGLQAQILKTVLSSALLLMIKEKITKSTWITMLALRRFILVTRSRLKSS, encoded by the exons ATGGAGTCTTTGGTGGAGGCAACATCAGGTGCGGTGGGTTCCCTGCTCAGCACCACCATTCTCTACCCACTTGATACTTGCAAGACTAAGTTTCAAGCTGAAAACAAAGCCCATCAACACCAAAAATATAG GAACATCTCAGATGTCCTTTGGGAGGCAATATCTACACGTCAAGTTCTCTCTTTGTTCCAGGGTTTGGGGACGAAGAATTTTCATTCCTTCATTTCGTCGTTCCTCTATTTCTATGGATACAGCTTCTTGAAGAGGCTTTATTTGAAGAAAACTGGACTTAAATATATTGGAACCAAAGCAAACTTAGTCATAGCAGCAGCTGCTGGTGCTTGCACAGTCGTAGTGACACAG CCTCTGGACACAGTTTCCTCGAAGATGCAAACGAGTGAGTTTGGGGAATCTAAAGGATTATGGCAGTCCTTCTCGGAGAGCACGTGGGGCGAGTCATTTGATGGCCTAGGCATCTCTGTTCTTCTCACTTCAAATCCTTCCATTCAG TACACAGCCTTTGATCAGTTAAAGAATAGAATGTTGAAGGAGAAGATGAGGAAAAGGGAAAGCGGCGCAGCAGCATCACCATCTCCTGAAGCCCTCTCTGCACTCACCGCCTTCCTGTTGGGGGCTGTCTCAAAATGTGTCGCCACCTGCATAACATACCCTGCTATAAG GTGCAAAGTAGTTATCCAGTCAGCCGAGTCTGATGAAACCAAGGACGGCAGATCTCAACTGAAAACGCGTAAAACTGTGTCCGGTGCACTGCATTCGATATGGGAAAAGGAAGGGATACTTGGGTTCTATAAAGGTCTGCAGGCACAAATCCTGAAGACAGTCCTGAGCTCAGCGCTACTTCTAATGATAAAAGAGAAGATCACGAAATCAACGTGGATCACAATGCTTGCACTGAGAAGGTTCATCCTCGTGACAAGAAGCCGGTTGAAGAGCTCATGA